From a single Fusobacterium sp. FSA-380-WT-3A genomic region:
- a CDS encoding exo-alpha-sialidase, with product MKKLTLLTLFCALATGVMAGDGWNEKMEIYKADKPGQNEGNYYRIPALTSTSQGTLIAVGDHRPNGWTDIGYQDGIGFAVKVSHDGGNTWSEEQLLIPDKEINRPNGSHKLGISDPAIVHDPNSGNTFLFGYQNDKWIGDKTGNFDFIMYTSKDGGKTWDKGQSMKDLLPDGYKFMLQGPGSGMTYNGTIYMPVQAWHHDTDKPDKKTCTSGYIYSEDGGKTWKASGMLRPENYPEGEAGKPDITSESNIFHHNGKIYLAAKAETGRENKKRVVYCTSDNGKTWERVEEDFIPKDIAQCESNTLALDDQVYLVSYTKDKPQRRHGLFITTNTGKTIQIAEGKVDGYTSMTQDLDNLYILFEESGGMSLKRYDISSKEYANLNAQILDRGTSLLDAQEKLLSKQYISGVYTNQSESGTEAVVELNNFKLGAFYRDTKENSDDVYRTIPYNLKETTLVLSQDNSFIQGDNIFIGYQAGKIEYSNKSKNDLNSFVMGYTFNKEMENDKTYTLALNGVYSNNKVQRNSEEGVGRTADFDSYSISMKNQFSKDISFTDMSSLKLTAGLNTTFFGHDEFEENGGIKTVDGGKWNNAKVDEGKNISNEVYVKATLGQKVKLTDKSNVKFALDLGWKKELMNVDDWRDEFIVLDVEKEFSTPVKKHEGGVGIATVSATFDLVDKVEVGVGYSIETDGESTATGKITYKL from the coding sequence GCTTTAGCAACAGGAGTTATGGCTGGAGATGGATGGAATGAAAAAATGGAGATTTATAAAGCTGATAAACCAGGACAAAACGAAGGAAATTACTATAGAATACCAGCTTTAACTTCAACTTCTCAAGGGACATTGATAGCTGTTGGAGACCATAGACCAAATGGATGGACTGACATAGGTTATCAAGATGGAATAGGTTTTGCTGTAAAAGTATCTCATGATGGTGGAAATACTTGGTCAGAAGAACAATTATTAATACCTGATAAAGAGATTAATAGACCAAATGGAAGTCATAAATTGGGAATATCTGACCCTGCTATTGTTCATGACCCAAACTCAGGAAATACTTTCTTATTTGGATATCAAAATGATAAATGGATAGGGGATAAAACAGGAAATTTTGATTTTATTATGTATACTTCAAAAGATGGAGGAAAAACATGGGATAAAGGTCAAAGTATGAAAGATTTATTACCTGATGGATATAAATTTATGTTACAAGGACCAGGAAGTGGAATGACATATAATGGAACTATTTATATGCCTGTTCAAGCTTGGCATCATGATACAGATAAACCAGATAAGAAAACTTGTACTTCAGGATATATTTATAGTGAAGATGGAGGAAAAACGTGGAAAGCTTCAGGAATGCTAAGACCAGAAAACTATCCTGAAGGTGAAGCTGGAAAACCAGATATTACAAGTGAATCAAATATTTTCCATCATAATGGAAAAATATATCTTGCTGCAAAAGCAGAAACAGGTAGAGAAAACAAAAAAAGAGTAGTTTATTGTACATCAGATAATGGAAAAACTTGGGAAAGAGTAGAGGAAGACTTTATCCCAAAGGATATAGCCCAATGTGAAAGTAATACTTTAGCATTAGATGACCAAGTATATTTAGTAAGTTATACAAAAGACAAACCACAAAGAAGACATGGACTATTTATTACAACAAATACAGGAAAAACAATTCAAATAGCTGAGGGAAAAGTAGATGGTTATACATCTATGACTCAAGATTTAGATAATTTATATATTCTATTTGAAGAAAGTGGTGGGATGTCACTAAAAAGATATGATATTTCTTCGAAAGAATATGCTAACCTTAATGCTCAAATTTTAGACAGAGGAACAAGTCTTCTTGATGCTCAAGAGAAATTACTTTCTAAACAATATATAAGTGGTGTATATACAAATCAAAGTGAAAGTGGAACAGAGGCAGTAGTGGAGTTAAATAATTTTAAATTAGGAGCTTTCTATAGAGATACTAAAGAAAATAGTGATGATGTTTATAGAACAATTCCATACAATTTAAAAGAAACAACATTAGTTTTATCTCAAGATAATTCTTTCATTCAAGGAGATAATATATTCATTGGGTATCAAGCTGGAAAAATAGAGTATTCAAATAAAAGTAAAAATGACTTAAATTCTTTTGTAATGGGATACACATTTAATAAAGAAATGGAAAATGATAAAACATATACACTAGCTTTAAATGGTGTATATAGTAATAATAAAGTTCAAAGAAATAGTGAAGAAGGAGTTGGAAGAACAGCAGACTTTGATTCATACAGTATCAGTATGAAAAACCAATTTTCAAAAGACATATCTTTTACAGATATGAGTAGTTTAAAATTAACAGCTGGACTAAATACAACTTTCTTTGGACATGATGAATTTGAAGAAAATGGTGGAATTAAAACTGTTGATGGTGGAAAATGGAATAATGCCAAAGTAGATGAAGGAAAAAATATTTCTAATGAAGTTTATGTAAAGGCTACATTAGGTCAAAAAGTAAAATTAACAGATAAATCAAATGTTAAATTTGCTTTAGATTTAGGATGGAAAAAAGAATTGATGAATGTAGATGATTGGAGAGATGAGTTTATAGTACTAGATGTAGAAAAAGAATTTTCTACACCAGTAAAAAAACATGAAGGTGGAGTAGGTATAGCTACAGTATCAGCAACATTTGATTTAGTAGATAAAGTAGAGGTTGGAGTAGGATATTCAATAGAAACAGATGGAGAATCAACAGCTACAGGAAAAATAACTTATAAATTATAA
- a CDS encoding glycerophosphodiester phosphodiesterase — protein sequence MTKNFAHRGFSGCYPENTMLAFEKAIEVGADGIELDVQLTKDGEVVIIHDETIDRTTDGKGEVSSYTYEELQKFDASFKFRGQMGFNKIPTLREYFELVKDTDIITNIELKTGIKEYLGIEEKVWDLIKEYRLEEKVIISSFNHYSIMRMKKIAPTLKYGFLSETWIVDAGKYTHNLGVQCYHPYFPNMTKEIVEEIKSYGIEINTFTVNKEEDMRDLIEKGIDIIIGNYPDLAKKIINEYK from the coding sequence ATGACTAAAAATTTCGCTCATAGAGGATTTAGTGGATGTTATCCTGAAAACACTATGCTTGCTTTTGAAAAAGCCATTGAAGTTGGAGCTGATGGTATTGAATTAGATGTTCAGCTTACTAAAGATGGGGAAGTTGTAATTATCCATGATGAAACAATTGACCGTACTACTGATGGAAAAGGTGAGGTTTCTTCTTATACTTATGAAGAATTACAAAAGTTTGATGCTTCTTTCAAATTTAGAGGTCAAATGGGATTTAATAAAATACCAACTTTAAGAGAATATTTTGAACTTGTAAAGGATACTGATATAATTACAAATATTGAATTAAAAACAGGTATCAAAGAATATTTAGGAATCGAGGAAAAAGTTTGGGATTTAATTAAAGAATATAGGTTAGAAGAAAAAGTTATTATTTCTAGCTTTAACCATTATTCTATAATGAGAATGAAAAAAATAGCACCTACATTAAAATATGGATTCCTAAGCGAAACTTGGATTGTTGATGCTGGTAAATATACTCATAATTTAGGTGTTCAATGTTATCACCCATATTTTCCTAATATGACAAAAGAAATAGTCGAAGAAATAAAATCTTATGGTATTGAAATAAATACTTTCACAGTCAACAAAGAGGAAGATATGAGAGATTTAATTGAAAAAGGTATTGATATTATTATAGGGAACTATCCTGATTTAGCTAAAAAAATTATAAATGAATATAAATAA
- a CDS encoding MgtC/SapB family protein, with translation MNDSFNLVLSNKEIIIRIVASIIIGGMIGYERGVHNRPAGFRTHILVCLGACIVSMVQDQLRVNIMNFALIYPEASQVIKTDLGRIGAQVVSGIGFLGAGTIMREKGTIGGLTTAASIWATGCLGLGIGWGFYSLALPAGLAIIVVLVTLKQIESSLINKRYTVDLEVIFNENECINSNVAEIYNTLREMNIKIKNIKKIEEEKMFTCSLIVPKQFDTFELISNISHKSYINSVNIK, from the coding sequence ATGAACGATTCATTTAATTTAGTATTGTCAAATAAAGAAATAATTATTAGAATAGTTGCATCTATCATAATAGGTGGAATGATTGGATATGAAAGAGGTGTTCATAATAGACCGGCAGGATTTAGAACACATATACTTGTATGTTTAGGAGCTTGTATAGTTTCTATGGTACAAGACCAATTAAGAGTTAATATTATGAATTTTGCTTTAATTTATCCAGAGGCTTCTCAAGTTATAAAGACAGATTTAGGACGAATAGGAGCTCAAGTGGTAAGTGGAATAGGATTTTTAGGAGCTGGAACTATAATGAGAGAAAAAGGGACAATAGGTGGACTTACAACAGCAGCTTCTATTTGGGCTACAGGATGTTTGGGGCTTGGAATTGGTTGGGGATTCTATTCTCTAGCTTTACCAGCTGGATTGGCTATTATAGTGGTCTTAGTAACATTAAAACAAATTGAGAGCTCACTTATTAATAAGAGATATACTGTTGATTTAGAAGTAATTTTTAATGAAAATGAATGTATAAATTCAAATGTGGCAGAGATTTATAATACTTTAAGAGAGATGAATATAAAAATAAAAAATATAAAGAAAATAGAAGAGGAAAAAATGTTCACTTGCTCTTTAATAGTGCCAAAACAATTTGATACATTTGAGTTGATATCTAATATTTCTCATAAAAGTTATATCAATAGTGTAAATATAAAATAA
- a CDS encoding sodium:alanine symporter family protein codes for MEQLEQILLIANKWLWGRWLVFVLLGLAILYTITNNFIQIRYFKFIIKKTLIDSFKSRNEEKGNGSISSFKAMMVTLAGNVGGGNVVGIATAIAAGGMGAVFWMWFAAFFGMALKYGEIVLSQMYRGKDSEGNLLSGPMYYIRDGLKAPWLGVVIAVLMCTKMMGANLVQSNTISGILKANYNIPTVVTGACLICLLMAITLGGLKRVANIATSLVPMMSIFYIVVGLLVILLNIQAVPSVFAKIFSEAFSFEAVAGGTGGYVMTRALQYGITRGMYSNEAGEGTAPFAHGSAIVEHPCEEGIAGVTEVFVDTIIICTITALVVGVTGMYESGISATVMAIESFGTIWIPLKHIATFALLIFCFTTLMGQWFNAAKSFTYAFGPDITAKVKYVFPFLCIVGATTKIDLVWTIQDLAMGLVIIPNLIALIILYPQVREKTKEYFSDPKFYPGAKK; via the coding sequence ATGGAACAACTAGAACAAATATTACTTATTGCTAATAAGTGGTTATGGGGAAGATGGCTTGTATTTGTACTTTTAGGTCTTGCTATCCTATACACTATTACAAATAACTTTATTCAAATCAGATATTTTAAATTTATCATTAAAAAGACTTTAATTGACTCTTTCAAATCTAGAAATGAGGAAAAAGGGAATGGGTCTATCTCTTCTTTCAAAGCTATGATGGTTACTCTAGCTGGTAATGTTGGAGGAGGAAATGTAGTTGGTATAGCCACAGCTATAGCTGCTGGAGGAATGGGAGCTGTATTTTGGATGTGGTTTGCTGCTTTCTTTGGAATGGCTTTAAAATATGGAGAGATTGTTCTTTCTCAAATGTATCGTGGAAAAGACTCTGAAGGAAATCTTTTAAGTGGACCTATGTACTATATTAGAGACGGTTTAAAAGCTCCATGGTTAGGAGTTGTTATAGCTGTTTTAATGTGTACTAAAATGATGGGAGCTAATCTTGTTCAATCTAATACAATTTCTGGTATATTAAAAGCTAACTATAATATACCTACTGTTGTTACAGGAGCTTGTTTAATTTGTTTATTAATGGCTATCACTCTTGGAGGATTAAAAAGAGTGGCTAACATTGCTACATCTTTAGTTCCTATGATGTCAATTTTCTATATAGTTGTTGGACTATTAGTTATATTATTAAATATCCAAGCTGTTCCTTCTGTATTTGCTAAAATATTCTCTGAAGCTTTCTCTTTTGAAGCTGTTGCTGGTGGTACAGGTGGTTATGTAATGACTAGAGCTTTACAATATGGAATTACTCGTGGAATGTACTCTAACGAAGCTGGAGAAGGTACAGCTCCATTTGCCCATGGTTCAGCTATCGTTGAACATCCTTGTGAAGAAGGAATTGCTGGAGTTACAGAAGTTTTCGTTGATACTATCATTATTTGTACAATAACAGCTTTAGTTGTTGGAGTTACTGGAATGTATGAAAGTGGTATTAGTGCTACTGTTATGGCTATTGAATCTTTTGGAACTATTTGGATACCACTAAAACATATAGCTACTTTTGCTCTATTAATATTCTGTTTCACTACTTTAATGGGACAATGGTTTAATGCTGCTAAGAGTTTCACTTATGCTTTTGGACCTGATATTACAGCTAAAGTTAAATATGTATTCCCATTCTTATGTATAGTTGGAGCTACTACTAAAATAGATTTAGTATGGACTATTCAAGACTTAGCTATGGGACTTGTTATCATCCCTAACTTAATAGCTTTAATTATATTATATCCTCAAGTTAGAGAAAAAACTAAAGAATATTTCTCTGACCCTAAATTCTATCCAGGAGCAAAAAAATAA
- the folP gene encoding dihydropteroate synthase, translated as MKIIKVRDKEIEIGKRTLIMGILNITPDSFSDGGDYYDIDKAINHAKEMVRDGADIIDVGGMSTRPGHEEISVEEEINRVLPVVKRLVKEVDCLISVDTYRWEVALEVLKVGAHIINDVWGLQYDKGEMAKIVGEYKPILVVMHNQNSKEYKEDIMLSMRKFFEKSFMLIDNNNIPHENVFIDPGIGFGKDINLNIEVLRRLGELKDIAPILLGTSRKRFIGTLLGDIPPKERCEGTISTNILSIDKGVEIIRVHDVLEHKKALLVADKLIRG; from the coding sequence ATGAAAATTATAAAAGTAAGAGATAAAGAGATAGAAATTGGTAAAAGAACATTGATTATGGGAATTCTTAATATAACTCCAGATTCTTTTTCTGATGGTGGAGATTATTATGATATTGATAAAGCTATAAATCATGCAAAAGAAATGGTAAGAGATGGAGCCGATATTATAGATGTAGGTGGAATGTCTACCCGTCCAGGACATGAAGAAATATCTGTTGAGGAAGAAATCAATAGAGTATTACCTGTTGTAAAAAGACTTGTAAAAGAGGTAGATTGTTTAATCTCTGTAGATACTTATAGATGGGAAGTAGCTTTGGAAGTTTTAAAAGTTGGAGCTCATATTATAAATGATGTATGGGGACTTCAATATGATAAGGGAGAGATGGCTAAAATTGTTGGAGAATACAAACCAATATTAGTGGTTATGCATAATCAAAATTCTAAAGAGTACAAAGAAGATATTATGCTATCTATGAGAAAGTTTTTTGAAAAAAGTTTTATGCTTATAGACAATAATAATATTCCTCATGAAAATGTTTTTATTGACCCAGGAATTGGTTTTGGTAAAGACATTAACCTTAATATTGAAGTTTTAAGAAGATTGGGAGAGTTAAAAGATATTGCTCCTATACTACTTGGTACTTCTCGTAAAAGATTTATAGGTACTTTACTTGGAGATATTCCACCTAAAGAGAGATGTGAGGGAACTATATCTACCAATATTTTAAGTATTGATAAAGGTGTGGAGATTATAAGAGTCCATGATGTATTAGAGCATAAAAAGGCTTTACTTGTGGCTGATAAATTAATAAGAGGATAA